The Spinacia oleracea cultivar Varoflay chromosome 2, BTI_SOV_V1, whole genome shotgun sequence DNA segment AAATGGAAATGTCACAATAGTTGCAACACacctaaaatgaaaatattttttaccTAAAGTTACACTTTTACACCTAAGATGAATTTAAGTAAGTAGTGTGACTAAAGTGGTTGTGGCCCCACTCAAGTACCACTTTCTTAAATACCGTGTAGAGGGGTATGTTGCAACAATAAAGAATCGGAGAAATTATATGATTAGTGACTAATTGAACGAAGTTTTGACtaaggtagtaattgacaacaatAACTAAAGACCTATGTAGTAATTTACAACTTTTAACAAGGTATGTAGTAATTTGCAAAGTCACCAAAGATCTAGGTAGTAATtggtaaatttaaattattatgtaTTCTAAGCCGTAGATTATTCCATGACCTTCTAGGTGGCCTAAACAGAAAATAATAGGCCTcgttctcttcaacttataaaacCTTATTTAAATAAGTTGCAGGTACTAATTCACATAAGTTCCTATGAGTCAAATAAAGTCCTATAAAAtcttataagttcagataagttcgtgATTATTGACATAAATAATCGACTCGTGATTTTGTCATAGATACAAATATTCTTGATGGAGACCAGAAAGcagaaaataaagcaacataTCATAAAATTATGCACAAGCCAATGAAAAGCCAGTGAAAAAAGTATGTTTAGTGATTGGCATTTCAAtcgctaactgctgtacccgggtacagccagctctggctgtacccccaaaaacgacacgctcatattgtttgttcattcttgtcgactgtttgttcttttttattgtactgtttgttcattcttattgtactgtttgttctttcttgttgtactgtttgttctttcatgttgttttttaaattcatcatcaaattttcataattgttgtatattttgttctttcttctggaattttatgttcttttttatattgtttgttctttcttgtttatttgtttgtttataataatcatatggttaatgttcataattaaactcttcattaatcttttattctttctttttgtattgtttgttctttgaattttatgttcttttttatattgtttgttctttcttgtttatttgtttgtttataataatcatatggtacgttaatgttcataattaaactcttcattaatcttttactctttcttcttgtattgtttgttctttcttgttgtactgtttgttctttcttgttgttttttaaattcattcatcaaacttattgttgtattgtttgttctttcatgttggctttaaaattcatcataaaattgttcataattgttgtattgtttgttcttttttatggaattttatgttcttttttatattgtttgttcttttttgttgaattatttgttctttcttgtttatttgtttgttcacaataaatatatggttaatgtttaTAATGAAAtttttcacttcattggtcttttatgtttttacaagcgcctatattgtttattttcaaataaataaataaatgttcattttcaaaatagtaaatgttcattccaaataaataaataaatgttcaattccgaaatagtaaatgttcatttccgaaatagtaaatgttcatttttgtagtttatttccaaataaataaataaatgttcattttcaaaatagtaaatgttcattccaaataaataaataaatgttcaattccgaaatagtaaatgttcatttccgaaatagtaaatgttcatttttgtagtttatttccaaataaataaataaatgttcatttccaaaatagtaaatgttcattccaaataaataaataaatgttcatttccgaaatagtaaatgttcatttttgtaccagtattttttctttcttgttgtattgtttgttctttcatgttggctttaaaattcatcataaaattgttcataattttagtattggctgttcttttttctggaattttatgttcttttttatattgtttgttcttttttgttgaattatttgttctttcttgtttattggtttgttcataataaatatatggttaatgttcataatgaaattgttcacttcattggtcttttatgtttttacaagcgcctatattgtttatttcccaataaataaataaataaatgttcatttccaaaatagtaaatgttcattccaaataaataaataaatgttcatttccgaaatagtaaatgttcatttttgtagtttatttccaaataaataaataaatgttcatttccaaaatagtaaatgttcattccaaataaataaataaatgttcattttcgaaatattaaatgttcatttttgtaccagtatattaatgttcattttaaacaacacaaaacgacatcgttttggatgggggtacagccagctttggctgtacccgggtatagccaaaaatttgttacGAACACAAGTTTTATGCATGGTATTCTCAACCGTATATTATTCCTTTAGACGGATGATCTACTACATGACTCGTCTAGGTGGCCTAAACAGCCAACCAGTTGACATACAACATTATTTGTCAGCATGGAAACAATTTAGGTGGTTGCCGATTTCAAGCGATGCCACCGACTTCCGATCACTTTGAACCATTTTATTTTAATCAGATATTATTCAGAGAAACCCCCGCATATTAGTTGCGAGAGCgacagaaaattaaaaattgtttGCTAACGTCCCACAAAGTTTACACAAGATGGTGTAATCtaacacatatatatatattatatattaaaatatgataaataaaataggtGAATATAGTAAAATATGCATAAAGTAAGATAGGCATGTTCTTttaaactgaattgaactgaattgaaccgAACTTAACTTAAatgaaatgaataaaaaatattaaaaaaaacattaaaaaaatgataaataataaataaaaagtgataATGTATAATGAATTGAATAATGAATTATCCAGTGTTTCTCTGATACCACATGCTTACAGGTTAACCCTAATAAGTCCTCTATTTATTGATATGGGGTGAATACTTAAGCTCGGGAACACATCATAAACCTGTCAGGGTTCAATGTTGGTTCTATATCTTTCACCTACTTAAGTGTGCCCATTAGTTCAAAGAAGCTGAGAGGAGCAGAATGTGATATGATTATAGACAAAATGGTGGCTAGAATAAGGATATGGAGTTCAAGGCATATGTCTTTTGCAGGCAGAATGCAGCTTTATAGTTAATTTTGTCCTCATGAGCATCAGTGTTTACTGGCCTCAAATTTTTCTATTCCCTAGTTCTTTCCTAAAGAAGATCAATGCTATCTGTGGGTCCTATCTATGGTTTGGATCTTATGCTGATAGTAGACTTGGTGCTGTGGCATGGGACAAGCTTTGCTACACTAAGTTTCAAGGGGGTTTAGGTTTCAGAAATTTGATTTTATGGAATCAAGCAGCTATGGGTAAACACGCTTGGGCCATATCTCAGAAGAGGACAACTTGTGGGTAAAATGGGTGCATGCTATGTATGTGAAAGATAAAATTTGGGCTCAGTTCACAGCTCCCACTTGATATATgcattttatatagagtttttacccccgtcctttagtacttttatgtgttaAATTAAATGAGCTCTTATGAGCCATTTtgagtactaatatgtgttattgagtgcGCCTTGAGTTTCAGATTCGTTTAATGGAAAATTGgcctttttaggctcgtttcaTGATGATATGGGCCACTACCCGATCCCGAGAAGGTTCGAGGCAACCAGTGTCGACTCTTGGGGGCCTAAGATGCTTATATTTGAGCCCCAAGGGTTACACTTGGTGTTATTAGTGATATTGGATGCGTCGAGCTGGTCGCCTTACGACTGGAGGGCGAATGGAGATTAGGAGGGCGAATGGAGACTAGTCGGGCGAGCAAAGAGGAGAATAAGTCCTCcagcacgcgcccgatcgggcgccatCCTCCCGGTGCCCATCGGGCCGTCATCTAGCAGCAGTATTGGAAGATTTCCATCCGCCCTCCCGGGCGGATGGCGGCCCGTCCGGGCCGTTTACGAGATGGATCCCCGGCCGAACGAAGGTTTGCCCGACTGGGAGACGACAACCTCTGGACACGCGGATAAGCttttatttccggtttttggTATCGTTTTTGGGCAAGACTAATTAAACTAAGCCCTTGGCTCATTGTAAGGGATCTTAATTCCgtatcttattttctagtattaagcACTTAGTTATTTTACTACTTAGTTTTATTCTCTCAACTTtaatcaaacacttagttttattttcaatcaaagttCCAATTTTTCATTTATTCTTCCATTCTTCGTTTAGGTATTAATTCTTaccttgctttattatttgttttaatcatgttttcaattaatatgtttggattggttattttaattatgtgtgagtagtctcattgaatattgaatattgttgattgttggtattattggttaattcctattgattgctttcatttactatgcgattGAATTTACTGGACACATATTTAGTCGCATTCGCATCCCGATACGGATGAATATGTGGTTGCATCGATAGAAAGATAGAATATGATTGTCCGCATTACAGGACACCCGTACACGCCACAATGTTCTAATGCTTACCTTCAGGCTCTAAAATAACATAGCTCAAACAATAACACTTCTCAAACTCATACTTACTGGGCACGATGCATGTAAATGTTAACCCAAGTTACTTAAAATGCTTACGAGTGCCTAAATACGCTCGTTAGCCCGTTTAGCAAATGATACGTCCTTACGATGTCAAAGTCTAtcttataaattatgatttggatCATGTACATCACATGATTGTATATTCCTTGGAATAAGATTTCCATAGACTTATCATAAGCCCAAATCAGATTTAAAATGAATAAGTTATAAGGCTTTTACTTGGGCTTCGCTGAAACGGACAAACCTCCACTCTTTGGGTCATAACTTGAGTATTACGAAGCCCATTGATGTGACACCGGCGGAATTGGAAAGATGGATTCCGTAGCTTTCCAACAAGATAATATTTGCAAGAAACCGAGTTTGTATGAAGAAGTTATGAACTATTAAAGATTGAGTTTTCTGGAAATCCGCAGATCTGCCTGCGCTGGAGTTTTCTAGCGCTGGCATAGCGTGtgttggaaaattccagcgctctcAATTTAAGCGCCACTTTTTTCAGCGCCGCTATTTGATTCTGACTAAAACTCAAACTCTTCAAATCTTATCTTATGCTCGCTATAAATTTCTAGCGCTACAGTGtaaagcgctggaaatttccagcgcttacGAAGCGAGCGCTACTTTTTTCTAGCGCTCGAACTGTTCAAATATCTATCTTATTTCGActacctacactataaatacaacccttctGCACCCCATTTTCAATCATCAATTCAGTCTCACTCCTCTGATAATCTGAATTCTCTCTTCCCTCTCTGGTATACTAAAATTCTGTTGACGTCCCGCCCCGCATTCGTAATAGTTCtgccgtattaactcttgttaagcagaACTCTGTACGCAATTATTACCAAAGTTCTAGCCAATTCATAAGCTAAACCAAGGAATCTAAGAGGAAACTCTGCCGGAATTAAAGGAAGGGTAAGGATCTAAAAGTCAGTATAAAGGTTGTTCTAAATCTAAAAGGAGCCTCTACTAAGGCGAGTGGtaagtgttcctgagaaccgcagtatagcctacGCTATACTGTAACCTGGAATCtacttttttatttctttcaccACCTTTTATAAATCTGTTCACTTAATCTGTTTATttaatcacgcctaataagataatctctGGACAAATCTGATTATTGTTAAATACCTTGAATTAACCTAAATCAGCGTTTTGACATCTCTTTAGTAatatatgtgcattaaaatcaatccagatagtaatgtagcataacgcatgtaCCATCgtcgtcacaattgaactagtaaggactgcgccgcgtgggctaatgctgggcactccctgtattagtaaacgtccccccgAATTCTCAATCTTTGCTCcgttggatgtacgttgagggatctccacaccagggatcacaagggaacctatggccgttgtgagtcaaatatgtttgcattccaggcatatcacgataaccgggttttgtcagttttcttaaactggACGGCGACTCCtatagactagtaaaaagaggctaacgcccacaaatagttcctatttacttaatatgcttgccacatccagaggggaaaagtCGTGATGGTCGTATACTGTTTTAGAGGCGCCTCGTCGTATTTTTTTACCCCCTCACACTCACATACCCATACTTGACCCTAATCCGAGATTTAGGCGATCCAGGCATGACCCACATATTCCCGAAGTATACCAATCAAATTGTACCTGAATCCGAGATACACCCGAACCGAACTCAATTTGAACTAATAAAAATCGTGATAAACCTAAAAAGGTTCCAACCGAACCCGAGACTGACCTGAACCAACACCAAGTTCAATCCGAAACAATTTAAGACCCGACCTCACCCGGACAAAAGTTATCCGAACCAATCCGAATAGAAATATTGACCCAACATTAACCAATTTTGAACCGTTTAAAAGCGACCCGACAACCCTAAAttcgtactccctctgtcccgaaACACTCGCCTTGGCTTCCTTATAAAGTGGTCCCAGTATACTTGCttcgtttctataaatgacatatTTTTCTAATGTATATTATTGCTTTCACTTATCTAAGGTACTAAAAAAAAAGTACTACTTGTATTCTTAATGTCtaaaataacaaataaaaaattaaaggtCCCACATATTTTTCACTAGGTAATAAAAATATACATCACTATCATtatcatataattaaataataagtcaattaaattgtaTTAAACTCCGTATCTGTCAAGTATTCCGGATAGTGGGAGTAATAAACTCAAAATAAACTCCGTATTCCCTTAAAATTGTATTACGTGTCACTTTATATAACGTCGgaattttaattgattaatttgAACACCGATTTCGTGGTAGGTTACTCTATTTTTGATATAGACTATACTTTGGCCAGACCAATAAATAGGTTGAGCGATTTGATCTACTTTTACCAATATTCTCATCCGGAAATCTATATATTTTACAAGTAGccagttttaaagttttagaattTGATCATGGATTTTGGTAGCATAACTGAGTTTTTAGCCAACAAAACCATTTTAGTTACCGGTGCTACCGGGTTCATTGCTAAGAGTATGTGTTGTTCTTTCTATCTCCTTCTCTTTTTCTtcaactttaactttaataGTTACGCGTACTCTctcaattttcattttaattttcattttaattttcattttcataCATATTAACATGTAAGTTAATACGATCCTTAATGCAGTTCTAGTGGAGAAGATTCTTCGGGTTCAGCCAAATGTGAACAAATTATACCTTCTTATAAGGGCTAGTAATTCTCAAGCAGCCGATATTCGGCTGCAAGACGAGGTATATATGAGGACCACAAAGTTACGAAAATTGTCGCTTGTAGCTCATATTGTTGTACGTACGGTGTTTTGGACGCAGGTGTTAGGGAAGGAGTTATTCAAAATTCTAAGAGAAAAATGGGGAACAAAATTTGAGTGTTTCATGTCGGAGAAAATTAGTGCAGTTGCTGGTGATACTTCCTACGAGAACTTGGGAATTACTGGTCATCGGCTGAAACAAATGTACAATGATATAGATATTGTTATCAACGTCGCAGCAACCACAAAATTCGACGAAAGGTAAATTATTAACTCAATTGGCTCACTTATCTTATCACGACTATCGTCATATGGAGTATTTATTGCGTGTAGGTATGACTATTGAATTGGGTGAACATTTAACTACCCAGACAAACATAAAACGTACATGTTGTCAACTTAGCATTTTGATGAGATGTTAACTAATGCTCGATCATGATTCATGAATAAGCTTGGCTCTTTATTACTTGTAAATTACAAGTTGTAATGTTAAATGATTGCATGTGTATACTGTATAGGTATGATGTTGCATTGGGCGTGAATACCCTAGGACCTAAACATGTTGTCAACTTTGCTAAGAATTGTGCTAATATAAAGTTGCTTATCCATGTATCAACCGGTAAGTGCCACACAATCTTGCTCTAGCTTAATTGGTTCTGACATGAATTGTAGGTAATAGCTAAGAAATTAAACTTTAATTAATTTGGTGTATCAGCATATGTTTGTGGAGAGAAAACAGGAATAATATCTGAAAAGGCGTATGGCATGGGTGAAACTTTGAATGGCGTGGTTGGTTTGGATATTGATTCAGAGAAGAAGCTTGTTGATCAAACTTTAAGCAGTCTTAAAGCCAGTGATGTTCCAGAAAAGGATATAAGAATTAGGATGAAGAATTTAGGAGATCAAAGGTACGATCGTATTACTAAAACACATAATACATTGCATGTATGATTGCAGTACACTTGATCGATCATCAATCTAATTAATTTCATAGGGCAAAGTTTTATGGATGGCCAAATACATACGTATTTACCAAAGCAATGGGAGAGATGCTTGTAGGCAAGCTTAGAGGCAATTTACCTGTGCTTATTATGAGGCCTACCATCGTGTGCAGTACATTCAAAGAACCCTTTCCTGGCTGGGTTGAAGGTTGCAGGTACATTTTCAGCTTTCAATagtgtccaaaatccaattgttACATTTTCTATTCTTATTTTACATAGATTTTAGACACTATTCACGTACACAAACTTTTTAAActttcttttgtgatttatatttaagaaaaatatatattcgTGTGTAGTCTTGTTATATTTCACATATTATTTATTACAgagtaactttttataattttttcttatccataattgaatacggagtatattaatttttgaaatcgtgcattgacaaACTTGGCTAAATAAtcgtgtcatgtaaataagaacagaggaaaTATATGTAATTGTATGGATTTATTTGTAGCTCCTCCGATCCGCTCGGATTAAGTTTTCACTTTATATCAATTTCAATTTATACTATGGCAGGACAATTGATAGTATTGCTGTTATGTATGGAAAAGGATATCTAGGTTTGTTCTGCGGTGATAGTACTTCTGTTTTGGACTTGGTTAGTCTTCTTTAAACTGTATTAATTATCCTTTCTTAATTACAAATCAGTTGTATAAAAGTTTTATTTTCTAATGTGATTATGCTAATATGCAGATACCGGCTGATATGTTTGTGAATTCGATTATTGTGGCTATGAAGGACCATATAAATCAATCAAAATTGACTGTGTACCAAGTTGGGAGTTCGAAAAGAAACCCAATATCTTTAGGTGATGTGCATGATATTCTTTTCCGATACTTCACTAAAAATCCTTGGATCAATCGTGAAGGTAACACTGTCAATGTCAGGAAAGGTGTCGTGCTCAGCAATATACTCATATTTGAAATCATTTTCTCCCTATTGCATTATTTCGTTCAAATGGTTAGTACTATTTTCTTGTGCAATCTTCATTTTGATTTCAGTATTATATATAtttcctccgtcccaaaattatagtcctctTTGACTAAAAATACAGatttcaagaaaagtggaatatagtgtatgggaaattaaaatatagtACATTGATGATGAATAGGTAGAATATAGTACAGgtaaaaaagaataaagtacattttatttttgttttgtggtCCCAAATGAGGGTAACATGTAAATATTTTGGTGTTCAAATAAGAAAACAAGACTATAATTATAAGACGCCCGATTTGaaaaataggattataattttgggacggagaaAGTATAACACAATgttgttaattaattagtaaCATTAATTGTTGTTTGTGTAGGTCTTAATTTTGCCTAATAAAATGGGTGATAGCAGCTTCCTACGTACTTTGCGTAACTTTGACAAAAAGCTGAAAATGGTAACACGGATAGTAGAGTTGTACAAACCTTACGTATTCTTTAAGGGCATGTAAGTCAACTTCTGCTTTATATATACTTCATTTTTTAAGTTTATGTACTCCGTACTCCGTAGTAAAGAATTGTACCTTCCAACCTTAAGGACTATGATCTAAAATTGTGTTTTGTGTTGTGTAGTTTTGCAGATACGAATACAGAAAAGTTGCTCATAACTGCCCGGGAAAACGGTTTAGATGAAAATGCCTTCAACTTCGACCCCTTATGCATCAACTGGAAAGATTATTTCTTCAATATCCACCTTCCATCGATTGTTGACAACTTGTTCTAGTACTTCATCACATTTCCCAGGccttcattttctttttgttcaaaTTGAACAAACTTGCAGCATAAATGTATTTTACGTACTcgattaatttatatttttaaatgcttttttctatttttattccttattttctaaaataaatgcAAAAAGTGTGACTTTTATTCTTAATGTACATCCAAGGACGAAAATTTTATCTGTACAAGTCAAGAAGAACTAAATTTGTTGTTAGACGTTGTGGCATGGCAATGATTTTATACGTTCAAGAACAACTGGCTACAGTACAAATTAactttcctttgtccttttgTACAATCAAGggttaatttattaaaattgttaatttgtattTCACCGGAGAAAAACATTTTTGAATTTGCACCTATGGAACTCGAAATTTAGCATCAACTATATATGTATTCCCTCTTTTGGgtttcctcaaaaaaaaaaaactatatatgTATTGAAAAATGTGAATATAATTCTACTTGCATCACTTAAACTCTATACATACATCTTATGAAAACAATTTATACAAAGTAATTCTTGTGAAAAGACTCTACTCATTGGTATCAAATTCTTCCATTTCAGAGtagggatgggcatgggcggaTAGTAAGACCCAAACGAAGACCAATATTTTTCATATGGACGTAaccaatttgaaaatttcagaccCTTAACTTTTTGGTCTGAAAGGTCTTAGTCTCAAATGGGTCTAGAGTTGTTATTTATTTTCAACTATTTTTGTCCCTAAACGTTTTTGGGTACCTAATTAGTCCATCAAGGCCATCATTAGCTTCAAGCCCTTGCGATTCGCGGATTCAGACTTGTATTAAGTATTTTACTTGATTAATAGAAATGAATTTTTTTGGCTTTGTATTTGCATGTaatatgttatttttatttttattttatcattttacactattacaaacttttctataagacggtcttacacaaaagaccaccttgATATCATATAAGTAAAGTAAAtggaccaattagttaa contains these protein-coding regions:
- the LOC110791718 gene encoding alcohol-forming fatty acyl-CoA reductase isoform X1; protein product: MDFGSITEFLANKTILVTGATGFIAKILVEKILRVQPNVNKLYLLIRASNSQAADIRLQDEVYMRTTKLRKLSLVAHIVVRTVFWTQVLGKELFKILREKWGTKFECFMSEKISAVAGDTSYENLGITGHRLKQMYNDIDIVINVAATTKFDERYDVALGVNTLGPKHVVNFAKNCANIKLLIHVSTAYVCGEKTGIISEKAYGMGETLNGVVGLDIDSEKKLVDQTLSSLKASDVPEKDIRIRMKNLGDQRAKFYGWPNTYVFTKAMGEMLVGKLRGNLPVLIMRPTIVCSTFKEPFPGWVEGCRTIDSIAVMYGKGYLGLFCGDSTSVLDLIPADMFVNSIIVAMKDHINQSKLTVYQVGSSKRNPISLGDVHDILFRYFTKNPWINREGNTVNVRKGVVLSNILIFEIIFSLLHYFVQMVLILPNKMGDSSFLRTLRNFDKKLKMVTRIVELYKPYVFFKGIFADTNTEKLLITARENGLDENAFNFDPLCINWKDYFFNIHLPSIVDNLF
- the LOC110791718 gene encoding alcohol-forming fatty acyl-CoA reductase isoform X2 → MDFGSITEFLANKTILVTGATGFIAKILVEKILRVQPNVNKLYLLIRASNSQAADIRLQDEVLGKELFKILREKWGTKFECFMSEKISAVAGDTSYENLGITGHRLKQMYNDIDIVINVAATTKFDERYDVALGVNTLGPKHVVNFAKNCANIKLLIHVSTAYVCGEKTGIISEKAYGMGETLNGVVGLDIDSEKKLVDQTLSSLKASDVPEKDIRIRMKNLGDQRAKFYGWPNTYVFTKAMGEMLVGKLRGNLPVLIMRPTIVCSTFKEPFPGWVEGCRTIDSIAVMYGKGYLGLFCGDSTSVLDLIPADMFVNSIIVAMKDHINQSKLTVYQVGSSKRNPISLGDVHDILFRYFTKNPWINREGNTVNVRKGVVLSNILIFEIIFSLLHYFVQMVLILPNKMGDSSFLRTLRNFDKKLKMVTRIVELYKPYVFFKGIFADTNTEKLLITARENGLDENAFNFDPLCINWKDYFFNIHLPSIVDNLF